GGTGCCGTCCCGCCTCTATGACCAGCTCGCGACGATTTCGTTCCAAGACTTGCATGAGTATCCGGTCCAACCGATTGACGAGTTGTTCACCCGTTATGCGGCCTACGCCGGTGTCGAGCCGAATCAATTGCTCGTCGGTTGCGGCAGTGACGAGATGATTCACGTCGTCACCCAGGCGCTGTTGGCACCGGAAGACGTCGTCTTGTCACCGAGCCCGGATTTCGCACTCTATCCGATCTTCACGACAATCGCGCACGGCCGGCACGTGCAAGCCGATGACCTGTCGTATGACGCACTCGTCCAGGCGATCACGCAACACACACCGAAGCTGTTGCTGTTGTCGAACCCGAACAATCCGACCGGAAAATTGTGGAGCGTCGCTGAATTGGCCGAACTCGCGGGACTCGTGCCGTACTTGATCGTCGACGAAGCCTATATCGACTTCACACCGACGTCGAGCATGGTGGCCCATCTTGATGCATTCACGAACGTGATTGTACTGCGGACGTTATCGAAGGCGTTTGGCCTGGCCAACGTCCGCCTCGGTTTCATAGTCACGACGACCGAACTCGCCGCTTATTTCCGTCAGTTCGTCCCGCCATTCAACATTAGCGGTGTCAGCGCGAAAATCGCCAACATCTTTTTACAAAATGCGACGTATCTCGATGAGGCCATCGCATGGCACGCCGACATGCGCGGACAGTGGACCGACTTGTTCGCCACCATCGGACACGTCCATCCCGCCGAGGCGAACTTCATTTACGTCACGCTCGATGAGCCGGAGGCCGTTTGGGCCCACCTCGTCGCGCATGGCGTTCACACATCGAAACAACCGAACGGGATTCGCATCACGCTCGGCAATGAATCTGCTCTCGAAGCAGCACGTCAGGCACTGGTCACCTACGCGTCACAACCGACAGCATAAGCAAACGACCCGACATCACGTCGGGTCGTTTCGTCATGGTATGAACTTGAGCACTTTCGCCGGATTCCCCCCGACGACGGCACGGGCTGGCACGTCTTTCGTCACAACGGCGCCAGAGGCGATGACGGCATCGTCCCCGACTGTCACCCCTGGGTTTAGAATGGCACCGCCGCCGATCCATACCCGATGTCCGACCGCGACCGGTTTCCCGTATTCAAGACCCGAGATCCGTTCGGTCGGGTCGAGCGGATGCGTCGCTGTATACACGTGCACACCAGGACCGAGCATGCAATCGTCACCGAATGTGATCGGACAGATGTCGAGGAATACGCAATCAAAGTTAGCGAAGAACCGTTCTCCGAGATGAATGTTATAACCGTAGTCGCATTTGAACGTAGGCTCCAAATAAAACGAACTTCCGGTCGAGCCGAACAGCTCCGCTAACACTGCTTTTCGGTCGTCGAGTTCATCGATCCCGGATCGATTAAATCGTTCCGTCAAACGCCGGGCCTGACGCCGGTCGGCGACGAGTTCCTCGTCCCCGGCCAAGTAAAGCTCGCCCCGAATCATCTTTTCTTTTTCAGTCATCTGCATCTCCCCCTATTCTGTCATCATTATAGAGGAATTTCTAGCGAAATGGGGAATAGGAACATGACGAACTAGAGGAGGAATAGACAGATGAAACGAATTCTTGATTGCAGAGCCAGTGATTTCTTGACGTTCAACCGCTCGGATTTGATTGGATCGATTCGCAAAGCCGAAGGCCGGACCGTACTCGCCGAAGTCATCCCGACCGTACAACCACTCTATCCGGAAGTGACGAACGCCGAACTCGCGCGGGCGTTCGGTGCCGACATGATTCTTTTGAACATGCTCGACGTGTTCCACCCGTACATAAAAGGTCTCGAAAGCCACGCCTTGTTCGGAAACATGCCGGGCGAGACGATGTCTGACAATCCAATCATGGAATTGAAGCGGCTCGTCGGTCTCCCGCTCGGGGTCAACCTCGAACCGGTCGACTTCTCTGAGAAATCGGAGGATATGTATGATGTGAAACAAGGACGGCTCGCGACACGGGAAGCGTTCGCCAGAGCGTCAGAGCTCGGCATCGACTTCATCTGCCTGACCGGAAACCCGAACACCGGGGTGACGAACGAGGCGATCGAGCAAGCCATCATCAACGCGCGCCAAGAGTTCGCGGGCGTCATCATCGCCGGGAAGATGCATCAAGCCGGCGTCGGCCGTGTACTTGATCAAGAGGCGTACGTCCGTTTTGCTGAAGCCGGGGCCGATATCATCTTGATTCCAGCGCCCGGCACCGTTCCTGGCGTCCGTGAAGATGAATTCTATGAAGTCACGCGCGAGATTCAGGCGTTGGATAAACTCGTCGTCGCCGCCATCGGCACATCACAGGAAGGGTCCGATGAAGCGACGATTCGTGACATCGCCTTGTCCTCGAAGCGCGGTGGGACGGACATCTTCCATATCGGCGATGCTGGGCTGTCCGGAATCGCCACACCGGAGAATATCCAGGCGTTATCGATTGCGATTCGGGGACGGCGCCATACGTACATCCGTATGGCCGCCTCGGTCAACCGCTAATCAAAAGGAACGAAGCCGATTGTGGCTTCGTTCCTTTTTGTGTTACCAGTCGGTGACGTCTCGGCGTGGTTTCGCCGGAGTCGTCGTCCCGTGCCGTTTGGCGAGGAGCGCCTCAACGTCTTGTAATGACACGCCTTTGGCGGCGAGCAAGACGAGCAGGTGGTACAAGAGATCGGCCGACTCTTCGACCAAATCTTCATCGTTCAGCGCCGCGATGACGACCTCGAACGACTCTTCCCCAAACTTCTTGGCAATCTTGTCGACACCTTGGTCGAATAAATAAGATGTATACGACCCTTCTTTCGGTGACGCCTGTCGTTCTTGAATCAACTTCTCTAATTCGTGAATCATCCTTCCACCTCCGTGAAAAAGCAGCTTCGATTTCCCGTATGGCACGTCGGCCCATTGGCACGGACACGGACCAACAACGCGTCTTGATCGCAATCGACGTGGATGCTCTCGAGTTCGAGCGTATTTCCGCTCGACTCCCCTTTCATCCAGAGTCTCCCTTTCGAACGTGACCAGAACGTGACCGTGTTCGTCTCGAGCGTCTTCTGAATCGCCTCCTCGTTCATGTAGCCTAACATGAGGACGGCGTCGTCCTCTGTCGACACGATGATGGCTGGAATCAATCCGTTTTCGTCGTAACGAACCGCATCGGCAAGTTGTGCTCGCTGCATACGTGTTTCACCTCTTCCACTGTCGTTTTCCGGTCATGCAAAATCGAGGCGAGTAGCGCCGCATCGACCTTCTCGAGCGCGTCGACGACGTGATTCGCGTTCCCGGCACCGCCAGAGGCGATAATCGGGATATCGACGGCGTCCCGGAGCAAATCAAGGATTCGCAAATCGTAGCCGCTCTGCTTTCCGTCCTGATTCATCGACGTGACGAGCAGTTCACCCGCCCCAAGTGCGGCCACTTGCTTTGCCCAATCGACGGCCCGCAACTCGGTCCGGTTCTTCCCGCCATACGTATAGACAAAGTACTCGTCGTCTTCGAACTTGACGTCGATGGCGATGACGATACATTGTGACCCGAACCGTTCGGCCGCTCGTTTGATCAAATCGGGTGATTCGACGGCGAGCGTGTTGAGCGACACTTTATCGGCCCCAGCTTTTAAGAGCGAGGAAATATCCTCAAGCGACCGAATACCGCCGCCGACCGTGAGCGGGATGAACACTTTCCGGGCGACGGCACTGACGACGTCAAGCATCGTCTGCCGGCGTTCCGTACTCGCAGTGATATCGAGAAACACGAGCTCATCCGCACCGGAGGCGTCATAATACTTGGCAATCTCGACCGGGTCGCCGATGTCACGTAACGCGACAAACTCGATCCCTTTGACGACACGACCGTCTTTGACATCAAGACACGGAATGATGCGACGTTTAAGCATGGCGCGCCTCCCACTCGATCAAGTCATCAAGACTGACTTGTCCGGAGAGTAGTGCCTTCCCGACGACCGCCTCGTCGATGCCGGCCGCTTGAAGCGCCTCGACGTCAGCCTCGGTCGTCACGCCACCCGAGGCGATGATCGTGACTGAAACAGCATCACGGAGCGCCTTCATCCGCTCGAGGTTCGGTCCGTTCAATTTCCCGTCCGAACCGATATCCGTATAGAGAATCGTCTTGACCCCACGGTCGACGAGTTCTTTCGCGGCATCGATATCTTTTAAGTCGGTCGCTTGTTGCCATCCGTTGACGGCGACGATGCCATCATAGGCGTCGAGGGCGACGGCGACACGATCACCGTACTTCGCGAGCGCCCGGTCCAAGAAATCCGGGTCTGTGAACGCCTTTGTCCCAAGCAAGACACGGTCGACGCCGGTCGCCATGACCGCATCGAGCGCTTCCTCGGAACGGATGCCTCCGCCGGTCTGGACGAAGAAGCCGCACGATTTGGCGAATCGGACGACATCAAGATGTCTCGGTTCGCCGGCTTTCGCCCCTTCGAGATCAATCAAGTGAAGCATCGGAACGCGCCCTTGCCATTCCTTCAATTTTTCGTATGGGTCGCCATACTGTTCTTCTGTATTGAAATCGCCTTCCGTCAAGCGGACGATTTTTCCGTCAATCAAATCAATGGCCGGTAGTAATCTCACGTTCGACCGCCTCCTTCCATTCTGTCAATAAACGTAATCCGAACGCGCCGCTCTTCTCGGGATGAAACTGCATCCCCGTGACGAGTCCTTTTTGCACGATGGCTGGCACGGTTTCACCCATATAATCGGCAGACGCGACGACGTGGACTGGATCAGTCACGACGTGATACGAGTGGACGAAATAGACGTCCTCGTCGCGCAAAATCGAGTTCCATCCGACGTGTGGCAGACGTTTCGCCCGCATCCGCTCGACGCGCCCTTCAATCAAACCGAGTCCCTCCGTCGGCACGCCTTCCGTGCTCGACTCGAATAAGAGTTGCATGCCGAGACAGATGCCAAGGAACGGTTTTTCCTGTGCCGACCGTTTCAACAGCGGAATCAGACCCGTCTCGTTCAGCGATTGCATCGCCTGCGGGAACGCCCCGACACCAGGTAGCAAGATGGCGTCCGCCGCCTCGATTTCGACGGGATTGTTCGTGATGGTGACGTAACAGCCGATAGCTTGGAGTGCCCGTTCGACGTTGAACACGTTACCCATTCCATAATCGATGACCGCGATTTTCATCCTTCGATCAGTCCTTTCGTCGACGGGAGCCGATTCGACCCGTCTTGCCCAATCGCCTCGGCGAGGGCGCGACCGAACGCCTTGAACAACCCTTCAATCATGTGGTGCGAGTTCGACCCGTAGAGGACCTCTAGGTGCAGTGTCAACCGGGCGTTCATCGCCACGGCCCGGAAAAACTCTTCGGCGAGCTCGGTATCAAAGTCTCCGAGTTTCGGATTTTTGATATCGGCGCGGTAGACGAGGAACGGACGGCCCGATACGTCAACGACGGCACGCGCGAGCGTCTCGTCCATCGGCAAATAACTCGTGCCATAGCGGCGAATGCCGACTTTGTCGCCGAGCGCTTGATTGATTATCTGCCCAAGGGTGATCCCGACGTCTTCGACCGTATGGTGGGCGTCGACCCACGTATCCCCTTCGACATGGACCGTCAAATCGATTTGGCTGTGGAACGCGAACAGTGTCAGCATATGGTCAAAGAAGCCGACACCTGTCTTGATGTCACTTTGTCCTGTCCCATTCAAATCAAGCTTGAGCTCGATGTTCGTCTCTTTTGTCTCTCGTTTCGTCTCAGCTGTTCTCAAGTGAAGTCACCTCTTCTATCGTTTGTTGAAGCAAGCGGTACGCCTCGTCCGTGCCGGCACTGACACGAATCCCGTCTGCGAACGCGCGAACATGGACATCCTTTTCTAAGAAACGGGCGGCCCAAGCTTCGCTGTCCGGTGTTTTGACGTATAGGAAATTGGCACGGCTCGGTAAGACGTTTCCAATCGGTGCGAGCAACGTTTCAAGCTTTTGTCGCTGCGTTTGATGGAAGTTGATCGACTCCTCGATATATTCGGAGTCGTTCAACACGACCGTCGCCACGGCCGCACTCAGCCCGCTCACGTTGAATGGCGAACGGAACCGGTCAATCTTCTCGATTAAGCGCTCGTCGGCAATCATGAAACCGATGCGCAGATTCGCGAGTCCGAACGCTTTCGATAACGTACGGAGAATGATGACGTTCGCGTGGTCCGCGAGTCGGTCTTTGAATGAATCTTCCATCGTGAAATCGATATATGCCTCGTCCACGACGAGATATGGAACACGGCTGGCGACCGTTTCGAGTTCATCGAGTGACCACATCTTTCCCGTCGGATTGTTCGGGTTCGACACGAGCACAAGTTTCGGCCGTTCCGCCTCGATCGTCTCGAGCAATGATTGAATCGACAATCCGTCCGCATCCGGCTGCACAAAATTCCCGCGAGCGATATGCGTATAAATGCCGTACATCGAAAAATCGGGAATCGGGGCGGCGACGACGTCATCGGCGTCAAGGATTGCCTGACATAAAATGGCTAGCAGTTCGTCACTGCCGCTCCCGACCATGAGTTGTTGCGGATCCACACCAGCATATGTCGCATAACTTTGTTTCAGCGCTGCCAACTCATCGACCGGATAATGGCTCAAATCGAGCGGAAGCTCTCGGATTGCCGTCTTTAACCGCTCTGGGAACTCATATTGGCTCTCGTTTTGATTCAACGCATGTCCTTTGACCGCCTGCGGGACGTAGCGGGGAATCGTCTCATAGTTCTGTCTCATACGTCCTCCAATCGAACCGCCATCGCTCGGGCGTGGCCGTCAAGTTGTTCTTGTTGTGCGATGCGAATCGCAGCGCGTGTGACACGTTCATCGAGCTCCGTCATCTGAAGGAACGTCTGTCTCCGGTAAAAATCATCGACCGAGAGGCCGCTCGAGAAGCGGGCCGTCCCGCTCGTCGGCAAGACGTGGTTTGGTCCAGCGATGTAATCGCCAAACGCTTCCGCGGCTTCATGACCGAGGAAGAACGAACCACCGTGACGGATGGCTTGCATATAGGTTTCCGGGTCGGAGACGGCAAGTTGCACGTGCTCGGCTGCCATCTCGTTGGCGACTTCGATTGCACGTTCGCTCGACATGATGCGTACCCCGCCTCGTTTCAATGCCTCGACCGCAATGTCACGGCGTGGTAGCTCGGCCAGCTGGCGTGCCAATTCCTGTTCGATCCGTTCGGCCAACTCGACTGACGTGACGAGAGCGAGTGCCGTCGCTTCGACGTCATGTTCGGCTTGGGCGAGCAAGTCGGCGGCGACCCATTTCGGATTGGCCGTCTCATCGGCGATGATGAGTACTTCAGACGGCCCAGCGACCGAGTCGATGCCGACGATGTGAGAGACGAGCGACTTCGCGGTCGCGACATAGGCGTTACCAGGTCCGACAATCTTGTCGACCGGTTTGATCGTCTCGGTGCCAAACGCAAGCGCGGCCACGGCTTGTGCCCCGCCGACCAGATGACACTCATCTGCCCCTGCGATTTTTGCCGCAATCAATAGCGACAAGTCGATGCCATCTGGTTTTGGCGGCGTCACCATGACGATCCGTTTCACACCGGCCACTTTCGCCGGGATGATGTTCATCAAGACGCTCGAGGGATAGACGGCCGTCCCACCCGGTACGTACACGCCGACCGAGTCGAGCGGCATGAAGCGACGTCCGAGTCTGAACATGCCATCTTCATACGCGTCGTCTTGACGACGCTGACGCTCGTGGAACGTGCGAATGCGTTCGGCGGCGAGCATCAACGCCTCGGTCAACTCCCCGTAAGCTTCAGGTGGCGTGAAGGCTGTCAAGTCGACCGTTTCGATTACATCGACACCGTCAAATTTCTTTGTAAACTCTAGGAGCGCTTCATCTCCGTTCAACTCCACGGCCTCGAGAATTGGCTTAACTGCTTCCGCCCAGCTTTCACGCCGGCTCCGATTCGTTTCCGTGCTCATTTCGCTTCCTCCTTGCTTAAACGACGAATCCAGGCCTTCAATTCATCAGGATCGTTGGCGAGCGCCGTCTCACTCGTGATGAACTTGGCGTTCACCGTGAAAATCGTTTCGTATTCCTCGAGGTCGTTCGCACGAAGCGTCGCCCCCGTCTCGACGATATCGACGATGCAATCGGCGAGTCCCGTGAGCGGTGCGAGTTCGACCGAACCGTTCAACGCAATCACTTCAACGTTCTGTCGCTTCGAAGCGAAGTGAGAGATGGCGATATTCGGATACTTGCTCGCGACTTTCAATTTTTTCGTCCCATTTTTCCATTCTTTCGGTCCACAGACCGCCATCCGGCAACGGCCGAACGGCAAATCGACGACTTCGAGAACGCCAGGCGTCTTCTCTCGCAAGATGTCGCCTCCGACGACGCCGACATCAGCCGCGCCGTGCATGACATATTTATAGACGTCATCCCCTTTGACGAAGATGAACTCATGCCCGTCGACTTCGACAGTCAGTTCCCGGCCGCGTTTTTCGGGCCAGACGGTTAATCCGACTTGTTCGAAATAGTCTCGGGCCGCTTTTTCAATGCGTCCTTTCGCGATGGCCACTTTCATAAAATCACCTCACCTAACTGTTCTAAATCAAGCGACAATCCGAACGCCCGTCGCGATTGGCCGAAATGTCCGTATAGCGAATCATAGCGACCGCCCGAGAGGACGCGCCGTCCGTCGATGCTTCCTGTCACCGTCAGTCCTGAATAATAATCAAAATCGCCGGTCTGTCCAAAGTCGTACGATACGTTCAAACCGATGGCGCGTAAATGTTCGACCGCCCGCTCGACTTCATTGATCGCAGCCGTCAATCCTGGCTCGGCGACTTCTCGTAGTTCAGCGAGTGCCGAATCACCGATTAAGAACGGTAGCTTCGCGATTAACGGGTATTGATACATATCCGCGAGGTCACGGAGTGATTCCAAGTTACGGAGCGCCAAATATTGACGGAGCGTCCGCTCAGGGATGCCGGCCTCATCCGCCACGGCGGCGACCAAGGCAGCCGAACCGACTTGAATCCGAAGCCCGTCTTGCGGCAACACCCGCTCAGTCATACTGAGGAATGACGCGATCAACTCCATATCGGGAGCGTCCCCGTCAATCCATTCAAGCCCGAGCTGTTGACGCTCATGCGGCTGACCCGAATGTTTCGGGGTACGCCGATAGACGGCACCGGCATAGGCGACCCGCATCGGTTCATGACCATCGGCGAGCTTCCGAGCGATTTGCAACGTATAGTCCGGACGCATGACGAGCAACTCGCCGTCATTCCCGAACAGACGATAATAGGCCGACTCATCGAACAAGGCCAAGTCTTGATAGTGCGAATAATATTCCACGAGCGGCGGCTCAATGACACTGTAGCCATTTGACTCGGCTCGCTCTAAAAATGACAACATCCACTGCTTCGGACGCAGAACGTCTTCCCCTTGCAATTCGTGCCATCCTTCCGGGATGGATCCTTTTGTATTGAACCAGATCATCAATATCACCCTTTATCTTATTATCACTTTACCAAACTAAAGTAGTGTGTTAAATTTATCAAACCAAGCCGTTGCTGTCAACCGGCGAACTCGAAAGGAATGTCGACTGATGATTGACTTTACCCGTGATGGTCACCTTCACACTCCATTTTGTCCGCATGGTTCATCCGATTCGCTCGAAGCGTATGTAAAGCGCGCCTTGAACCAAGGAATCAAGACGCTCACGTTCACAGAGCATGCGCCGCTCCCGACCCGGTTTCAGGACCCGACGCCAGAACAAGATTCAGCGATGGCGCTCGATTTGCTCCCGCGTTATATAGAAGCTTTGCAGACGTTGAAGCGGTCGTATCCCGAACTTGATCTCCGCATCGGTTTGGAGATCGACTATTTGCCCGGATATGAGTCCGAGACGCTGGCGTTGCTCGAGCCATATGCCGACGTACTAGACGAAGCAATCTTGTCCCAACACTTTCTCCTCGTCGACGACGAGCTCCTGCCTATCGACTTCTCGGCCGACACGTTTGATGTGCTCGTCGAACGTGTCGGCTCGTTCGAGGCCGTGATGAAACAATACTACACGGCGCTCGCTACCAGCCTCGCATTCCCTTGGGAGCGCTTGAAAGTGGACCGCATCGGACATATCGACTTACCGATTAAATATCAACACAATTACACGTGGGACCGCTCGAACGTGCAGGACGAACAGACGCGCTTGCTACAAACGATCGCTACACGCGGTTTCGGTCTCGATTTGAATACGGCCGGTCTCCGCAAGCCCGATTGCGGCCAACCTTACGCCATTGACGTCGCGTCCGAGGCGGCCGCACTCGGCATCCCGTTCGTGCTCGGTTCAGACGCCCATATCGCCTTTGATGTCGGCGCCGGGTTCGAAATTATACAAAAAAAAGCCACGTTCCTATGAACGTGGCTTTTTCACAGCGATCTAGCTATCTAGATCCCCATTTCTGGTTGTCGATAACGATATGGCGTTCCATTTCTTCATCTATTGACAATAATACCATACTGAACTCGCATTGCAACCCGAAAATGAAAAAAGGATGACGTGGGTGTCATCCTTACAAAGTTAGACCGCCATCTCGGCGTATAGGTCTTTCAACTCTTCCGTCGCCGCCTCGTCCATTTGTAACGCAACGAGTTCAACAAACCGGAGCGCCGGATCCGCATCCCCTGACAAGGCGACGATCTCAGCTGCGGCACCATCGAGCGCTAACAAGATGCCCGAGACACCGAGCGTCGGATAGTAGCGAAGCAACGCCCGAACGTGCTTCAACTCCGAAACCTCATTTCCGTTGATCTTTAATGACTTAACGGCGAGCTCTTTATGCGTCCCGATGGCAAATTTATCTTCCCACACTTCTTCGAGTGTGATCAACGCTTCCACATCATAGGCACCATCTGTGAAACGAACTTGTTTTTCCATGTAACATTTCCCCTCTCGTTAATCTACTTTCATTATAAGAAAGAAACCCACGAAAAGATTGTGAAATATTGAACATTATGTGTAAACTTTGTCTCACCTGTGCTTAGCCATAAAAAAAGGTCCCTCCGAGGAGAGACGAATAATGGAAGAGTAAAACACCATTGGCAGTACATTAATAATATAACATCGAATGTAAACGTTTACAATGTGTTTTTGAAACTTTTTTCGAGTGGCATATGTACCACGTCAATCCCGCTTTCACGCATCAAATCGAGGCCGTCACCGTGCTCATAGCCGACCGCATAGACGACACGGGCTACGCGTGATGCGATCAAAGCGAGCGAACAGGCATGACATGGTGAGTGGGTCACATAGGCTGTCGCCCCGAAGGCGTTCGTCGAATCCGCGGCGAGCTTACCGATCGCGTTGATTTCGGCGTGGATTTCATGTTGCTTCGACCAATTATGGTGGTCGTATGGGTCCGAACATCTAATAAATGTCACACCCTCATGGATGAATGAAACCGGTGCCTCGAGCAAATCGACCGCATCTTCTGACACGTACTCGGCCCGTTTATAAAAACCGTCTTCCCGTTTTAAAAAGATCTCATTGCAGTTCGTATGCCCGGGTGGCGTCCCATTGAGCCCAATCGAGATCGGCTTCTCATCTTTGACGATGACGCAAGCGACACTTTTCGAGGCGCATTTCGAATGGCGTACCGCCATCATATCAGCGAACCGCAACCACGTCTCATCCCATAGCCGTTGTTTTTCCATTTTCTTATCCTCCTTAAAGAAAAGGAAAGTCTGAGAGCTCAGACTTTCCTCGTTCAATATCCAGTCTCTTTTGGCAACTCTTTGTTTTTTGAAGCAATCTCGATAACTTTTTCTTTCAACTCGTGCTCCATGCGATCGAGTTCACGTTCGGCCTCACGGCGCTTCTGACGTCCTTCTTGTTGAATGCGGAGCGTCTCGTCGAGCGTCGAGAGCAAGTTCTCGTGCGCCACTTTGAGCGATTCGACCGAAACGATGCCTTTCTCGTTCTCTGTGGCGATCTCGATCGATGAGTCTTTCAACATCTTCGAGTTCTGCTCGAGCAACGTGTTCGTCGTCTTCGTGACGTCTTGCTGCATGCGGAGCGCCGTCTTTTGTCGTGTCAAGCTGAGCGCGAGCACGACTTGGTTTTTCCAGAGTGGAATCGTATTGACGACCGCCGACTCGATTTTCTCGGCTAGAATCTGGTTGTTCTGTTGGATGACCCGGATTTGCGGTGCCATCTGCAGACTGATTGTCCGGCTCAGTTTCAAATCGTGCAATTTTTTCTCGAATCGGTCCGCGAGTTGAATCATGTCGTTCAACTGTTGAAGTTTGACCTGGTCTTTCGACATCTCCACTTCTTGACGGAGCGGGGCGATCTCATAGCTGCGCACGTGGTCAAGTTTCGTCTCACCGGCAGCGATATAAACGTTAAGCTCTTCAAAATAACGCTTGTTCTTATCGTACATCTGATCGAGCATCGTGATGTCCTTCATCAAACCGAACTTGGCCCGGTCTAGATTATGGATGACTTCTTCTAAATAGACGCTCATCTTTTCAAACTGGAGTTTGTAGTTCTCGGCTTTCTTCTTGGCCCGTCCGATGAGCGGCAAGTTGTCCATAAAACTCTTCTTCTCTGGCTGCAACATGTCCGGGTCCATCTTGCGTACGTTC
This sequence is a window from Exiguobacterium mexicanum. Protein-coding genes within it:
- a CDS encoding PEP phosphonomutase, with protein sequence MKRILDCRASDFLTFNRSDLIGSIRKAEGRTVLAEVIPTVQPLYPEVTNAELARAFGADMILLNMLDVFHPYIKGLESHALFGNMPGETMSDNPIMELKRLVGLPLGVNLEPVDFSEKSEDMYDVKQGRLATREAFARASELGIDFICLTGNPNTGVTNEAIEQAIINARQEFAGVIIAGKMHQAGVGRVLDQEAYVRFAEAGADIILIPAPGTVPGVREDEFYEVTREIQALDKLVVAAIGTSQEGSDEATIRDIALSSKRGGTDIFHIGDAGLSGIATPENIQALSIAIRGRRHTYIRMAASVNR
- the hisF gene encoding imidazole glycerol phosphate synthase subunit HisF codes for the protein MLKRRIIPCLDVKDGRVVKGIEFVALRDIGDPVEIAKYYDASGADELVFLDITASTERRQTMLDVVSAVARKVFIPLTVGGGIRSLEDISSLLKAGADKVSLNTLAVESPDLIKRAAERFGSQCIVIAIDVKFEDDEYFVYTYGGKNRTELRAVDWAKQVAALGAGELLVTSMNQDGKQSGYDLRILDLLRDAVDIPIIASGGAGNANHVVDALEKVDAALLASILHDRKTTVEEVKHVCSEHNLPMRFVTTKTD
- the hisB gene encoding imidazoleglycerol-phosphate dehydratase HisB; this translates as MRTAETKRETKETNIELKLDLNGTGQSDIKTGVGFFDHMLTLFAFHSQIDLTVHVEGDTWVDAHHTVEDVGITLGQIINQALGDKVGIRRYGTSYLPMDETLARAVVDVSGRPFLVYRADIKNPKLGDFDTELAEEFFRAVAMNARLTLHLEVLYGSNSHHMIEGLFKAFGRALAEAIGQDGSNRLPSTKGLIEG
- the hisD gene encoding histidinol dehydrogenase yields the protein MSTETNRSRRESWAEAVKPILEAVELNGDEALLEFTKKFDGVDVIETVDLTAFTPPEAYGELTEALMLAAERIRTFHERQRRQDDAYEDGMFRLGRRFMPLDSVGVYVPGGTAVYPSSVLMNIIPAKVAGVKRIVMVTPPKPDGIDLSLLIAAKIAGADECHLVGGAQAVAALAFGTETIKPVDKIVGPGNAYVATAKSLVSHIVGIDSVAGPSEVLIIADETANPKWVAADLLAQAEHDVEATALALVTSVELAERIEQELARQLAELPRRDIAVEALKRGGVRIMSSERAIEVANEMAAEHVQLAVSDPETYMQAIRHGGSFFLGHEAAEAFGDYIAGPNHVLPTSGTARFSSGLSVDDFYRRQTFLQMTELDERVTRAAIRIAQQEQLDGHARAMAVRLEDV
- the hisH gene encoding imidazole glycerol phosphate synthase subunit HisH is translated as MKIAVIDYGMGNVFNVERALQAIGCYVTITNNPVEIEAADAILLPGVGAFPQAMQSLNETGLIPLLKRSAQEKPFLGICLGMQLLFESSTEGVPTEGLGLIEGRVERMRAKRLPHVGWNSILRDEDVYFVHSYHVVTDPVHVVASADYMGETVPAIVQKGLVTGMQFHPEKSGAFGLRLLTEWKEAVEREITTGH
- a CDS encoding pyridoxal phosphate-dependent aminotransferase, with the translated sequence MRPVSLPIYPVTYPDGYRLNQNESQFPVPSRLYDQLATISFQDLHEYPVQPIDELFTRYAAYAGVEPNQLLVGCGSDEMIHVVTQALLAPEDVVLSPSPDFALYPIFTTIAHGRHVQADDLSYDALVQAITQHTPKLLLLSNPNNPTGKLWSVAELAELAGLVPYLIVDEAYIDFTPTSSMVAHLDAFTNVIVLRTLSKAFGLANVRLGFIVTTTELAAYFRQFVPPFNISGVSAKIANIFLQNATYLDEAIAWHADMRGQWTDLFATIGHVHPAEANFIYVTLDEPEAVWAHLVAHGVHTSKQPNGIRITLGNESALEAARQALVTYASQPTA
- the hisA gene encoding 1-(5-phosphoribosyl)-5-[(5-phosphoribosylamino)methylideneamino]imidazole-4-carboxamide isomerase, with amino-acid sequence MRLLPAIDLIDGKIVRLTEGDFNTEEQYGDPYEKLKEWQGRVPMLHLIDLEGAKAGEPRHLDVVRFAKSCGFFVQTGGGIRSEEALDAVMATGVDRVLLGTKAFTDPDFLDRALAKYGDRVAVALDAYDGIVAVNGWQQATDLKDIDAAKELVDRGVKTILYTDIGSDGKLNGPNLERMKALRDAVSVTIIASGGVTTEADVEALQAAGIDEAVVGKALLSGQVSLDDLIEWEARHA
- a CDS encoding pyridoxal phosphate-dependent aminotransferase, with translation MRQNYETIPRYVPQAVKGHALNQNESQYEFPERLKTAIRELPLDLSHYPVDELAALKQSYATYAGVDPQQLMVGSGSDELLAILCQAILDADDVVAAPIPDFSMYGIYTHIARGNFVQPDADGLSIQSLLETIEAERPKLVLVSNPNNPTGKMWSLDELETVASRVPYLVVDEAYIDFTMEDSFKDRLADHANVIILRTLSKAFGLANLRIGFMIADERLIEKIDRFRSPFNVSGLSAAVATVVLNDSEYIEESINFHQTQRQKLETLLAPIGNVLPSRANFLYVKTPDSEAWAARFLEKDVHVRAFADGIRVSAGTDEAYRLLQQTIEEVTSLENS
- a CDS encoding maltose acetyltransferase domain-containing protein produces the protein MTEKEKMIRGELYLAGDEELVADRRQARRLTERFNRSGIDELDDRKAVLAELFGSTGSSFYLEPTFKCDYGYNIHLGERFFANFDCVFLDICPITFGDDCMLGPGVHVYTATHPLDPTERISGLEYGKPVAVGHRVWIGGGAILNPGVTVGDDAVIASGAVVTKDVPARAVVGGNPAKVLKFIP